From a single Photobacterium gaetbulicola Gung47 genomic region:
- a CDS encoding putative potassium uptake protein TrkH (COG0168), whose product MVNFRPILFVIGLVLSKIALFMYVPTLVAFATGTEGFIDFATAVLITHVVAFLCLTFGRTSEFKLGVRDMFLITTLVWTIASAFAALPFVFINHISFTDAYFETMSGITTTGSTVLSGLDDMAPSILLWRSTLQWLGGIGFIVMGVAILPMLNVGGMRLFQTESSDWSDKSSPRTKSVAKNIVNVYLSLTGLCFLGYLLTGMNTFDAINHAFTTLSTGGYSTSDGSMNHFSNSAHWVAIVFMFAGGLPFLLFVQALRKREARTLLSDAQVRGFTLLVLAAGLAVALWLTWQLDYRFIDAFRVSLFNIISVVTTTGFGLDDFTAWGPFPTIVFAFIMLVGGCSGSTAGGIKIFRFQVAFALLRKQMMQLIHPSGVFIQRYNGRPVTDGIVRSVVAFALTFVLTIVVVAAVLGMQGLDAVTSITGAVTAVANVGPGMGNVIGPTGNFATLPDLAKWTLSFGMLMGRLEILTVLVVFFPAFWRN is encoded by the coding sequence ATGGTCAACTTTCGTCCCATTCTATTCGTGATAGGGCTGGTCTTATCCAAGATCGCCCTGTTCATGTATGTCCCGACCCTGGTGGCCTTCGCCACTGGGACTGAGGGATTTATCGACTTCGCCACCGCAGTTCTGATCACCCATGTGGTGGCTTTCCTGTGCCTGACATTCGGCCGAACCAGCGAGTTCAAGCTCGGGGTAAGGGATATGTTCCTGATCACCACCCTGGTGTGGACCATTGCCAGTGCCTTTGCCGCCTTGCCGTTTGTCTTTATCAACCATATCAGCTTCACCGATGCCTATTTCGAGACCATGTCGGGGATCACCACCACCGGCTCGACGGTCCTGAGCGGCTTGGATGATATGGCTCCAAGCATCTTGCTCTGGCGCTCCACCCTGCAGTGGCTGGGTGGGATCGGCTTTATCGTTATGGGGGTGGCCATCCTACCGATGCTCAACGTCGGTGGTATGCGCCTGTTCCAGACCGAGTCCTCCGACTGGTCCGATAAAAGCTCACCGCGGACCAAGAGCGTGGCCAAGAATATAGTCAATGTCTACCTCAGCCTGACCGGCCTGTGTTTCCTCGGTTACCTGCTGACAGGCATGAACACCTTCGATGCCATCAACCATGCCTTTACCACCCTGTCGACCGGGGGCTACTCGACCTCGGACGGTTCAATGAACCACTTCTCCAACAGTGCCCACTGGGTGGCGATAGTGTTCATGTTTGCCGGTGGTTTGCCGTTCCTGCTGTTTGTCCAGGCGCTGCGCAAACGAGAGGCCCGCACCTTACTGAGTGATGCCCAAGTAAGGGGGTTCACCCTCTTGGTGCTCGCCGCCGGGCTTGCCGTTGCGCTGTGGTTAACCTGGCAGTTGGACTACCGCTTTATCGACGCCTTCCGGGTCTCGCTGTTCAATATTATTTCGGTGGTCACCACCACCGGCTTCGGCCTCGATGATTTCACCGCCTGGGGACCATTCCCGACCATAGTGTTCGCCTTCATCATGCTGGTCGGCGGCTGCTCGGGTTCGACAGCGGGGGGGATCAAGATCTTCCGTTTCCAGGTCGCTTTCGCCCTGCTGCGCAAACAGATGATGCAGCTGATCCATCCATCGGGGGTGTTTATCCAGCGCTATAACGGCCGCCCGGTGACCGATGGGATTGTCCGCTCGGTGGTTGCCTTTGCCCTGACCTTTGTCCTTACCATCGTCGTGGTAGCCGCTGTCCTCGGTATGCAGGGGCTCGATGCCGTCACCAGTATTACCGGTGCTGTCACCGCCGTGGCCAACGTCGGCCCGGGCATGGGCAATGTGATAGGCCCGACCGGCAACTTTGCTACCTTGCCCGATCTGGCCAAGTGGACCCTGAGCTTCGGTATGCTGATGGGAAGGCTGGAAATCCTGACCGTACTGGTCGTGTTCTTCCCGGCATTCTGGCGCAACTAG
- a CDS encoding putative hemolysin (COG1272) produces MAEQVAIESGYSVTEEVANSVSHALGMVFGIIGLVLLLVQAVGADADALSITSLSIYGASMILLYLASTLYHAIPFERAKRALKIFDHCAIYLLIAGTYTPFLLISLRTPLAITLMVVIWAIALVGIMLKIAFVYRFKRLSLATYLTMGWLSLIAIYPLAMSLATGGLVLLAVGGIVYSVGVVFYVNKRIPYNHAIWHLFVLGGTVCHFLAIYFYVTPV; encoded by the coding sequence ATGGCAGAGCAGGTGGCGATCGAATCGGGGTATTCAGTAACGGAGGAGGTAGCAAACAGTGTGAGCCATGCCCTAGGCATGGTATTTGGGATTATTGGCCTAGTCTTGCTGCTCGTTCAGGCGGTCGGTGCTGATGCCGATGCGCTGAGTATTACCAGCCTGAGTATTTATGGTGCCAGCATGATTTTGCTCTACCTGGCATCGACCCTGTATCACGCGATCCCGTTCGAACGGGCCAAGCGGGCACTGAAGATCTTTGATCATTGCGCCATCTATTTGCTAATTGCCGGTACCTATACCCCGTTTCTCCTGATATCGCTGCGAACACCGCTGGCGATCACCCTGATGGTGGTGATCTGGGCCATCGCACTGGTTGGTATTATGCTGAAAATCGCCTTTGTCTATCGCTTCAAACGGCTGTCATTGGCGACATACCTGACTATGGGGTGGCTGTCGCTGATAGCCATCTACCCGTTGGCGATGTCCTTGGCCACCGGAGGCTTGGTATTGCTGGCCGTAGGGGGCATTGTTTACTCGGTCGGGGTGGTGTTCTATGTCAACAAGCGTATCCCCTATAACCATGCGATTTGGCACTTGTTTGTGCTGGGCGGTACTGTTTGTCATTTCCTGGCGATTTATTTCTACGTTACGCCGGTCTGA
- a CDS encoding putative Smf protein (COG0758): protein MSSLYDWLVVASAPQLGGYRIGRLLERTTPACLLQMSDHDRRGLGLSERQCQHLKHPPLRRIERCLEWHRRPNQQIITLGSPLYPPLLKAIPSPPPILFVRGEPRWLHEPQLAIVGSRAASIDGLEAASEFAAAMVAAEYVVTSGLALGIDSRAHFGALKNGGATVAVLGSGLDKVYPAKHRELAETIVEQGALVSEFWPDEAPRPQHFPRRNRVISGLSVGVLVVEAEIKSGSLITARYALEQGRDVFAIPGSIYSAMSRGCHALIKNGAKLVETPVDIFEDVGVLTECAKSSRSILSAPQPENEKLPFPALLANVGNEATPVDVVAERSGLPVHEVMMQLLELELHGVVAAVPGGYVRTRRG from the coding sequence ATGTCCTCGCTCTATGATTGGCTAGTGGTGGCATCCGCTCCCCAGCTGGGGGGGTATCGCATCGGGCGATTGCTGGAGCGCACCACCCCGGCTTGCCTGTTGCAGATGTCCGATCACGACCGGAGAGGGCTTGGCCTTAGCGAGCGCCAATGCCAGCATCTGAAACATCCGCCGCTGCGGCGTATTGAGCGGTGCCTCGAGTGGCACCGCCGCCCCAATCAGCAGATCATCACACTGGGTTCCCCGCTTTACCCCCCATTGCTAAAAGCGATCCCCTCTCCTCCCCCGATATTGTTCGTGCGCGGTGAGCCTCGGTGGTTGCATGAGCCTCAGTTGGCGATAGTCGGCAGCCGAGCGGCCAGTATTGACGGTCTGGAGGCGGCATCTGAATTTGCTGCCGCGATGGTTGCGGCGGAATATGTGGTAACAAGTGGCCTTGCACTGGGGATAGATAGCCGAGCCCATTTTGGAGCATTGAAAAATGGTGGTGCCACGGTTGCGGTATTGGGCTCTGGCCTTGATAAGGTCTATCCGGCAAAGCACCGAGAGCTCGCCGAGACGATTGTCGAGCAGGGGGCGCTGGTGTCGGAATTTTGGCCCGATGAGGCACCGCGCCCGCAGCATTTTCCCCGCCGCAATCGAGTGATCAGTGGGCTGTCGGTCGGCGTACTAGTGGTTGAGGCCGAAATCAAAAGCGGATCTTTGATCACCGCCCGCTATGCACTGGAACAGGGGCGGGATGTTTTTGCCATTCCCGGTTCGATATACAGTGCAATGAGCCGAGGGTGCCATGCACTGATAAAAAACGGTGCTAAATTGGTCGAAACGCCGGTCGATATCTTTGAGGACGTTGGGGTGCTCACCGAGTGTGCAAAAAGTAGCCGATCGATTCTTTCTGCCCCACAACCTGAAAATGAAAAATTGCCATTTCCAGCGCTGTTGGCTAACGTAGGCAATGAGGCAACACCCGTAGATGTAGTTGCTGAACGCAGTGGGCTGCCCGTTCATGAAGTCATGATGCAGTTACTTGAGTTGGAATTGCATGGCGTGGTCGCTGCCGTACCAGGTGGCTATGTCAGAACGAGGAGGGGCTAG
- a CDS encoding hypothetical protein (COG1652), whose translation MKMLKALMGYGVLGLAAAGMCVEGQARASDLNLIDGAPAVYTVKKGDTLWDIAEHYLHSPWRWPELWQSNRSTVADPHWIYPGDQLYLHWVDGQPRLQRKPRRYLAPRAVASPKPVTTLPADLLLPYLAEDKLLAKTDLKYLPHVIGDNRALGYIPRGKTVWVDMPLSKGDKWGIFRPKQLLQRELDSGETAEVFSLKEVARGEVVAVTETTSAVLLTGARREVQPNDVLLPAPLPVSEAALSFSPFPSPAAVEAQVLSGMGGMEYIATHETVVLDLGHIDGLAAGQVFSLLRPGAGYVGAKGHYAYSKPESPILPSRLATFESQQLLAMPIGEVMVIRPYEYFSLAIVTKATEPFRAGAKLVSPSRG comes from the coding sequence ATGAAGATGCTGAAAGCGTTAATGGGGTACGGGGTGCTGGGGCTGGCTGCTGCCGGGATGTGTGTGGAAGGGCAAGCTCGGGCTTCAGATCTAAATCTTATTGACGGTGCGCCCGCCGTTTATACGGTCAAGAAGGGGGATACCCTGTGGGATATCGCCGAGCATTACCTCCACAGCCCCTGGCGCTGGCCGGAGCTGTGGCAGAGCAACCGCAGTACGGTAGCGGATCCCCACTGGATTTACCCCGGTGATCAGCTCTACTTGCATTGGGTGGATGGCCAACCCCGATTGCAGCGTAAACCGCGTCGGTATCTCGCCCCTAGGGCGGTTGCCTCGCCGAAGCCTGTCACGACCCTGCCGGCTGATTTACTGCTGCCCTATCTCGCAGAAGATAAGTTGCTGGCGAAAACGGATCTGAAGTACTTGCCACATGTGATTGGTGACAACCGGGCTTTGGGATACATCCCCCGTGGAAAAACAGTTTGGGTTGATATGCCGCTGTCCAAAGGGGATAAGTGGGGGATCTTCCGGCCCAAACAGCTGTTGCAGCGTGAACTGGATTCGGGTGAAACGGCCGAGGTCTTCAGCCTAAAAGAAGTGGCGCGGGGTGAGGTGGTCGCGGTAACGGAGACCACCAGTGCCGTGCTGTTGACGGGAGCCCGGCGGGAGGTACAGCCCAATGATGTGCTTTTGCCCGCCCCGTTGCCAGTCAGCGAGGCGGCATTGAGTTTTTCCCCCTTTCCTTCCCCGGCCGCCGTCGAGGCTCAAGTCTTGTCCGGAATGGGGGGAATGGAGTATATCGCCACTCATGAGACCGTGGTTTTGGATCTAGGGCATATTGATGGTTTGGCCGCAGGCCAGGTGTTCAGCCTTCTCCGGCCCGGGGCGGGTTATGTTGGTGCGAAAGGTCATTACGCATACAGCAAACCTGAAAGTCCGATACTGCCTTCTCGCCTGGCTACTTTCGAATCACAGCAGTTGCTGGCTATGCCTATTGGCGAAGTGATGGTGATCCGCCCCTATGAGTATTTCAGCCTGGCCATTGTGACCAAGGCTACCGAGCCCTTCAGAGCCGGGGCGAAGTTAGTTTCCCCTTCGCGAGGGTAA
- a CDS encoding potassium transporter peripheral membrane component (COG0569) — MKIIILGAGQVGGTLAENLVGENNDITIVDKDPERLRELQDKYDLRVVQGFASHPRTLREAGAQDADMLVSVTNSDETNMIACQIAFTLFNTPNRVARIRSPEYLKEKDQLFQSDAVPVDHLIAPEELVTGYIERLIEYPGALQVVGFAEDKVGLVAVKAYYGGPLVGNALSALREHMPHVDTRVAAIFRQGRPIRPRGTTIIEADDEVFFVAASNHIRSVMSELQRLEKPYKRLMIVGGGNIGAGLARRLEQNYSVKLIERNPERAENLSEMLENTIVFCGDASDQELLSEEHIEQIDVFIAVTNDDEANIMSAMLAKRMGAKKVMVLIQRGAYVDLVQGGTIDIAISPQQATISALLTHVRKADIVNVSSLRRGAAEAIEAIAHGDSSTSKVVGRAVGEIKLPPGTTIGAVVRGEEVLIAHDRTVIEQNDHVVMFLVDKKYIPDVERLFQPSPFFL, encoded by the coding sequence ATGAAAATTATCATTCTCGGCGCCGGACAGGTCGGTGGTACCCTTGCCGAAAACCTGGTTGGCGAGAACAACGATATTACTATCGTCGATAAGGACCCAGAGCGCCTGCGCGAGCTGCAAGATAAGTATGATCTGCGGGTTGTGCAGGGCTTTGCCAGCCATCCCCGCACCCTGCGTGAAGCTGGGGCTCAGGATGCCGACATGCTGGTCTCGGTCACCAACTCCGATGAAACCAATATGATCGCCTGCCAGATCGCCTTTACCCTGTTCAACACCCCAAACCGGGTGGCCCGTATCCGATCGCCGGAATACCTCAAGGAAAAGGATCAGTTGTTCCAGTCCGACGCCGTGCCGGTCGATCACCTCATCGCCCCGGAAGAACTGGTAACCGGTTATATCGAACGCCTGATCGAATACCCGGGCGCCCTGCAGGTGGTCGGTTTTGCCGAAGACAAAGTCGGCCTGGTTGCCGTCAAAGCCTATTACGGTGGCCCGCTGGTCGGTAACGCCCTGTCTGCGCTGCGCGAGCATATGCCCCATGTCGATACCCGAGTGGCTGCGATTTTCCGTCAGGGTCGGCCGATCCGCCCGCGTGGCACCACGATTATCGAAGCCGATGACGAAGTGTTCTTCGTCGCCGCCAGCAACCATATCCGCTCGGTCATGAGTGAACTGCAACGCCTTGAAAAACCGTACAAGCGCCTGATGATTGTCGGTGGCGGTAACATCGGGGCAGGCCTTGCCCGCCGCCTCGAGCAGAACTACAGCGTCAAGCTGATCGAGCGCAATCCGGAACGGGCGGAAAACCTGTCCGAGATGCTAGAAAACACCATCGTGTTCTGTGGGGATGCTTCCGATCAGGAACTGCTGAGCGAAGAGCACATCGAGCAGATCGACGTGTTCATTGCCGTGACCAACGATGACGAAGCCAACATCATGTCGGCCATGCTGGCCAAGCGGATGGGGGCCAAAAAGGTCATGGTGCTGATCCAGCGCGGGGCCTACGTCGATCTGGTCCAGGGCGGGACGATTGATATTGCGATCTCGCCACAGCAGGCCACGATATCGGCCCTGCTGACCCATGTCCGCAAAGCCGATATCGTCAATGTTTCCTCGCTCCGCCGCGGGGCGGCCGAAGCCATCGAGGCCATTGCCCACGGTGACTCAAGCACTTCCAAGGTAGTCGGCAGGGCCGTCGGCGAGATCAAGCTACCGCCGGGCACCACTATCGGTGCGGTCGTCCGTGGTGAAGAGGTACTGATAGCCCATGACCGGACCGTGATCGAACAAAACGACCACGTGGTCATGTTCCTGGTCGACAAGAAATACATCCCAGACGTTGAACGCCTGTTCCAACCAAGCCCGTTCTTCCTGTAG
- a CDS encoding methionyl-tRNA formyltransferase (COG0223), whose protein sequence is MSKPLKIVFAGTPDFAARHLAALLSSEHDVIAVYTQPDRPAGRGKKLTASPVKNIALEHNIPVYQPENFKSDEAKQQLADLDADIMVVVAYGLLLPQAVLDTPKLGCINVHGSILPRWRGAAPIQRSIWAGDKETGVTIMQMDIGLDTGDMLKIATLPIEPSDTSASMYEKLAELGPVALVDCLADIAEGKAAPEKQDDALANYAKKLSKEEACINWADDAEHIERCIRAFNPWPMSYFVVAEQNVKVWQARVEADNQGKAPGTILAADKQGILVATGQGALRLTELQPPGKKAMKAHDLLNSRREWFEPGTVL, encoded by the coding sequence TTGAGCAAACCTTTGAAAATTGTTTTTGCAGGTACTCCGGATTTCGCCGCCCGTCACCTGGCGGCGTTATTGTCTTCGGAGCACGACGTGATTGCGGTTTATACCCAGCCTGACCGTCCGGCGGGTCGCGGTAAAAAGCTGACTGCCAGCCCAGTCAAGAATATCGCGCTTGAGCACAATATCCCGGTTTACCAGCCGGAAAACTTCAAGTCCGACGAAGCCAAGCAGCAACTGGCAGACCTGGATGCCGACATCATGGTGGTGGTGGCCTACGGCCTGCTATTGCCACAGGCGGTACTGGATACCCCAAAACTCGGCTGTATCAATGTCCACGGCTCTATCCTGCCGCGCTGGCGGGGTGCCGCGCCAATCCAGCGCTCGATCTGGGCCGGCGATAAAGAAACCGGCGTGACTATCATGCAGATGGATATCGGCCTGGATACCGGTGACATGCTAAAGATTGCCACCCTGCCGATTGAACCTAGCGATACCAGCGCCTCGATGTACGAGAAACTGGCCGAACTGGGTCCCGTTGCTCTGGTAGACTGCCTAGCTGATATTGCCGAGGGCAAAGCCGCTCCTGAAAAGCAGGATGACGCACTAGCCAACTACGCCAAGAAGCTTAGCAAGGAAGAGGCCTGCATCAACTGGGCCGATGACGCTGAGCATATCGAGCGCTGCATCCGTGCCTTCAACCCATGGCCGATGAGCTATTTCGTGGTTGCCGAACAGAACGTCAAAGTCTGGCAGGCCCGTGTTGAAGCCGATAATCAAGGTAAGGCACCGGGAACAATTCTGGCAGCCGACAAGCAGGGGATCCTGGTGGCCACCGGCCAAGGGGCACTGCGCCTGACCGAGCTCCAGCCGCCGGGCAAAAAAGCGATGAAGGCACACGATCTGCTGAACTCGCGCCGCGAATGGTTCGAACCCGGTACGGTACTGTAA
- a CDS encoding peptide deformylase (COG0242) yields MPAGTATGYYDLAFKMTRIRTIERSLLSVLSLKRVSMSVLQVLTFPDERLRTVAKPVEAVTPEIQKFVDDMLETMYDEEGIGLAATQVDFHQRIVVIDLSEERNEPMVLINPEIIEKRGEDGIEEGCLSVPGARALVPRAAEVTVKALNRDGEEFTFEADDLLAICVQHELDHLEGKLFVDYLSPLKRKRIQDKLTKIKRFNEKHANKA; encoded by the coding sequence ATGCCAGCAGGTACTGCAACGGGGTACTATGATTTGGCTTTTAAAATGACTAGAATTAGAACAATTGAACGATCCCTGTTATCAGTACTGTCTTTAAAACGAGTATCTATGTCTGTATTGCAAGTATTAACATTCCCTGACGAGCGCCTGCGCACGGTTGCCAAACCGGTTGAAGCTGTGACCCCTGAGATCCAGAAGTTTGTCGATGACATGCTGGAAACCATGTACGACGAAGAAGGGATCGGCCTGGCTGCAACTCAGGTGGACTTCCACCAGCGCATCGTGGTGATCGACCTGTCGGAAGAGCGCAATGAGCCAATGGTACTGATCAACCCAGAAATCATCGAAAAGCGCGGTGAGGACGGTATCGAAGAAGGCTGCCTGTCGGTGCCTGGAGCCCGTGCCCTGGTACCACGTGCGGCAGAGGTGACGGTGAAAGCCCTGAACCGTGACGGCGAGGAATTCACCTTCGAGGCCGACGACCTATTGGCTATCTGCGTCCAGCACGAGCTTGACCATCTCGAAGGTAAGCTGTTTGTCGATTACCTGTCACCGCTAAAGCGCAAGCGTATCCAGGACAAGCTGACCAAAATCAAGCGCTTCAACGAAAAACACGCGAACAAAGCCTAA
- a CDS encoding putative SpoOM-related protein (COG4326) — translation MSLFRKSLASLGIGSARVDTVLPQGVLIPGEPLAVDVQVHGGKVEQQIDNIHLFLCCRYEDEVETSRGDSQHRKEKITQICRLAEWSLPYSFVIGANEERHFEVSLSLPFNTPITIGDSHVWLETHLDMPLAFDAKDKDLLTVRPDPLLDGVFSALELAGLRIRQVECEAAKGFALPFVQEFEFVPVSGPYHGRWRELEVVVYRDESGLQMWFEIDRRQRGFSGMLAGLLGRGELERYCEIPASLHPQQAGERVLAFLDQAT, via the coding sequence ATGTCATTATTCCGCAAAAGCCTGGCCAGCCTTGGCATTGGTTCGGCTCGGGTCGATACCGTGCTGCCTCAGGGGGTATTGATCCCGGGTGAGCCCTTGGCGGTCGACGTGCAGGTCCATGGGGGGAAGGTGGAGCAGCAAATCGATAATATCCACTTGTTCCTGTGTTGCCGCTACGAGGATGAAGTGGAAACCAGCCGGGGAGATAGCCAGCACCGCAAGGAAAAAATCACCCAGATCTGCCGTCTGGCGGAATGGTCCCTGCCCTATTCGTTCGTCATCGGTGCCAACGAGGAGCGGCATTTTGAGGTTAGCCTGTCGCTGCCCTTCAATACCCCTATCACCATCGGTGACTCCCATGTCTGGCTGGAAACGCATCTCGATATGCCGCTGGCTTTTGATGCCAAGGACAAAGACTTGCTAACGGTGAGGCCCGATCCCCTCTTGGATGGGGTGTTCTCGGCCCTCGAGCTAGCCGGCCTGAGGATCCGCCAGGTCGAATGCGAGGCGGCCAAAGGGTTTGCCCTGCCATTTGTTCAAGAGTTTGAGTTTGTGCCGGTATCTGGGCCATACCATGGTCGATGGCGTGAACTGGAAGTCGTGGTCTACCGTGATGAATCGGGCCTGCAGATGTGGTTTGAAATCGACCGCCGTCAGCGTGGTTTCAGCGGGATGCTGGCGGGGCTGCTTGGCCGTGGCGAGCTGGAGCGCTACTGCGAGATCCCGGCCAGCCTCCATCCGCAGCAGGCTGGCGAGCGGGTACTGGCTTTTTTAGACCAAGCAACCTAA
- a CDS encoding putative Sun protein (COG0144): MNVRAAAAKVIYQVVDQGQSLSTALPAAQQDIKERDHALLQEICYGVLRWLPRLESITQQLMDKPLKGKQRVFHHLILVGLYQLGYMRIPPHAAVAETVNATKNLKKPQLRGLINAILRNYQRQQESLDEQATSHDAGRYGHPGWLLKLLKASYPEQLDRITTANNTKAPMWLRVNRQHHTRDAYRALLDEAGIETEIHSEAPDALKLHAPCDVNKLPGFADGWVSVQDAAAQLSVEYLQPQAGELILDCCAAPGGKTAHIMERQPDTQVVAIDCDDNRLKRVHDNLQRLNLKAQVLCADARHPEQWWQGEQFDRILLDAPCSATGVIRRHPDIKWLRRADDIAALAQLQSEIVDAMWQQLKPGGTLVYATCSITPQENSEQVKAFLERTADAELIGSDRQQPGRQILPGEQDMDGFYYAVMRKTS, translated from the coding sequence ATGAACGTAAGAGCTGCAGCAGCCAAGGTTATCTATCAAGTGGTTGATCAGGGCCAGTCGCTTTCTACCGCCCTGCCAGCTGCCCAACAAGATATCAAAGAGCGTGACCATGCGCTGCTCCAAGAGATCTGCTATGGCGTACTGCGCTGGCTGCCACGTCTGGAGTCAATCACCCAGCAACTGATGGACAAGCCGCTCAAAGGCAAACAGCGCGTCTTCCACCACCTTATTCTGGTCGGTCTTTACCAGTTGGGTTATATGCGTATCCCGCCCCACGCCGCCGTCGCCGAAACGGTCAATGCCACCAAGAACCTGAAAAAGCCGCAGCTGCGCGGCCTGATCAATGCTATTTTGCGCAACTACCAGCGCCAGCAGGAAAGCCTTGATGAACAAGCGACCAGTCATGATGCCGGTCGCTACGGTCATCCTGGCTGGTTGCTCAAGCTGCTAAAAGCCAGCTACCCGGAGCAACTTGATCGCATCACCACCGCCAACAATACCAAGGCCCCGATGTGGCTGCGGGTCAACCGCCAGCACCACACTCGCGATGCCTACCGCGCCCTGCTGGACGAGGCCGGGATCGAAACCGAGATCCACTCTGAAGCACCGGATGCCCTCAAGCTCCATGCTCCTTGCGATGTCAACAAGCTGCCGGGCTTCGCCGATGGCTGGGTGTCCGTCCAAGATGCCGCCGCCCAGCTGTCGGTAGAATACCTCCAGCCTCAGGCCGGCGAACTGATCCTCGATTGCTGCGCGGCACCGGGTGGCAAAACCGCCCATATCATGGAGCGCCAGCCGGATACCCAAGTGGTCGCTATCGATTGTGATGACAACCGTCTCAAACGGGTACATGACAATTTGCAGCGCCTTAACCTGAAAGCCCAGGTTCTGTGTGCCGATGCCCGCCACCCTGAACAGTGGTGGCAAGGCGAACAGTTCGACCGCATCTTGCTCGATGCGCCATGTTCGGCCACCGGCGTGATCCGCCGCCATCCGGACATCAAGTGGCTACGCCGCGCCGATGACATCGCCGCGCTGGCCCAGTTGCAGTCTGAAATCGTCGATGCCATGTGGCAACAGCTCAAGCCAGGCGGCACCTTGGTCTATGCAACCTGCTCAATCACCCCACAGGAAAACAGCGAGCAGGTCAAAGCCTTCCTTGAGCGCACTGCCGATGCCGAGCTGATCGGTAGCGATCGCCAGCAACCCGGTCGCCAGATATTACCGGGCGAACAGGATATGGACGGCTTCTACTATGCCGTTATGCGCAAAACAAGCTAA